One window from the genome of Microbulbifer pacificus encodes:
- the tssM gene encoding type VI secretion system membrane subunit TssM, with protein MKRLANFFASKWVLGLIGITALSLLIWFGADYIKFGSDNATLSSGVRTTIIVFLFAIWLVWNLSQWLVERRQNQALIGSIESIEASKEEEQDPDQERSQEELAALSERFRDAMQVLRKARFKSHRGKVSLYQLPWYIIIGPPGSGKTTALVNSGLEFPLAQSHGKEALGGVGGTRNCDWWFTNDAVLIDTAGRYTTQDSHRVYDNSAWRAFLNLLQRYRRRRPINGVLVAISLQDLMVQTAEQRVHQAKTIRARINELQQQLGIRFPIYLTFTKCDLVAGFSEFFDNLSQAEREQVWGVSFPEEASAAAGAPIDDFAREFRGLIERLNQRVLWRVHQERHVEKRALLQGFPARMDGLLAVLCDFVKQTFSPNRYDTVPMVRGVYFTSGTQEGSPIDRMMATVSADFGLERDVAPKFQGVGKSYFLHRLLKDVIFPEADLVGVNRKLENATRWLRGAIYTTSAVVVVGALFLWTGSLAQNKLYMGEVRDNVAEFERVRTEIGTRRLTPQDSLRMLDPLFAASRVYQKEEHPWLNNLGLYDDRVDAAADALYREQLRQTFLPALLHMVEADLSRLDSNDPALTHTLKTYLMFFTPDKRDLAVLSEYFSAGWSRQLSGEAAKQAQLLAHMQRLFDEPLPENLQPNERVVASARQQLRRIPVPQRLYAQMQRSEFGSTQIDLYGEVGGDTAQLFGVDPADSRFHIPYLYTKAGYKDMEFGADSPMLDQLAEERWIYGGELSGEDFSREDREKLGEEVKRIYLSEYQQRWQQFLGGFSIRGFQSTAQALDVLAKLSDPVYSPLLAITEITADNTALTARPELPADASGVALPVSSNTRRLGAAAVSSAAGALAEQFQPTVVDLRFEELQRLTRSEKGRPARIQEYLTSINQVQEYLAEIDSGVNPDEAAFGKAKARFNGASDAIKQLRIKAANAPAPFDQWLEEVADGTWSLVMAKAKRHVDKAWREQVYSVYSRSLADRFPLRTGVDLDAPVLEFNSFFKPGGVEQQFVQQYLQPFVDTRSWKVKSLEGQSIGISSGALTQMQRAERIRKTLFSAGEQAGYQFRIEPTKLDSGVRLFALELGGQRVPYSHGPRTSSKLDWKGGESNRVRIIFEDLNETVHRQHFEGDWAWYRLLLNSDVERGRSSNEYLVTFRESGREAQFRLSASGVNNPFDQTLLAGYRCPQVL; from the coding sequence ATGAAACGCTTGGCCAATTTTTTTGCCAGTAAATGGGTACTCGGGCTGATCGGTATTACCGCCCTGTCACTGCTGATTTGGTTCGGTGCCGACTACATCAAATTCGGCAGCGACAACGCCACATTATCCAGTGGTGTGCGGACTACCATCATCGTCTTCCTGTTTGCCATCTGGCTGGTATGGAACCTGAGCCAGTGGCTGGTGGAGCGGCGCCAGAACCAGGCGCTGATCGGAAGTATCGAGAGTATCGAAGCCTCAAAGGAAGAGGAGCAGGACCCGGACCAGGAGCGCAGTCAGGAAGAACTCGCGGCCCTGTCTGAACGCTTTCGCGATGCCATGCAGGTGCTGCGCAAGGCACGCTTCAAGTCCCACAGAGGCAAAGTCTCCCTGTACCAGTTGCCCTGGTACATCATCATCGGCCCGCCCGGTTCCGGGAAAACCACCGCACTGGTCAATTCCGGTCTGGAATTTCCGCTCGCCCAGAGCCACGGCAAGGAAGCGCTCGGCGGCGTCGGCGGCACCCGCAACTGCGACTGGTGGTTTACCAATGACGCGGTGCTGATTGATACCGCCGGCCGCTATACCACCCAGGACAGTCACCGCGTCTACGACAACAGCGCCTGGAGGGCCTTCCTGAACCTGCTGCAACGCTATCGTCGCCGCCGCCCGATTAACGGGGTGCTGGTGGCCATCAGCCTGCAGGACCTGATGGTACAGACCGCGGAGCAGCGGGTGCACCAGGCCAAGACCATTCGCGCACGCATCAATGAACTGCAACAGCAGCTGGGTATCCGCTTCCCGATTTATCTCACCTTTACCAAATGCGATCTGGTAGCGGGTTTCAGCGAGTTCTTCGACAACCTGTCACAGGCGGAGCGCGAACAGGTGTGGGGGGTGAGTTTTCCCGAAGAAGCCAGTGCCGCCGCCGGTGCGCCGATTGACGACTTCGCGCGGGAGTTCCGCGGTCTGATCGAGCGTCTCAACCAGCGTGTGTTGTGGCGGGTGCATCAGGAACGTCATGTGGAGAAACGCGCGCTGCTGCAGGGATTCCCGGCGCGCATGGATGGATTGCTGGCGGTACTGTGTGATTTCGTCAAACAGACCTTCAGCCCCAATCGCTACGACACGGTGCCCATGGTGCGCGGTGTGTATTTCACCAGCGGCACCCAGGAAGGCAGTCCCATCGACCGCATGATGGCCACGGTGAGCGCTGACTTCGGGCTCGAGCGAGACGTGGCACCGAAATTCCAGGGTGTGGGAAAAAGCTATTTCCTGCACCGCCTGCTGAAAGACGTCATTTTTCCCGAGGCGGATCTGGTAGGGGTCAACCGCAAGCTGGAAAATGCCACGCGCTGGCTTCGCGGTGCGATCTATACCACCTCCGCCGTGGTGGTTGTCGGTGCGCTGTTCCTGTGGACCGGCAGCCTTGCGCAGAACAAATTGTATATGGGGGAGGTGCGCGACAATGTCGCGGAATTCGAGCGCGTGCGCACGGAGATCGGCACGCGCAGGCTGACACCGCAGGACAGCCTGCGCATGCTGGATCCGCTGTTTGCCGCATCCCGGGTTTATCAGAAAGAAGAACACCCATGGCTCAATAATCTTGGGCTTTACGATGACCGTGTGGATGCAGCGGCGGATGCACTTTATCGCGAGCAATTGCGGCAGACGTTCCTGCCGGCCCTGTTGCACATGGTGGAAGCCGATCTGTCCCGGCTCGACAGCAATGATCCCGCGCTGACCCACACTCTCAAGACTTACCTGATGTTCTTTACGCCGGACAAGCGCGATCTTGCGGTTCTCTCGGAGTACTTCAGTGCTGGCTGGTCGCGCCAGCTGTCCGGTGAAGCGGCGAAGCAGGCGCAGCTGCTTGCACACATGCAGCGACTGTTTGATGAACCGCTGCCGGAAAATCTGCAGCCGAATGAGCGCGTGGTGGCAAGTGCGCGCCAGCAGTTGCGCCGTATTCCGGTGCCGCAGCGCCTGTATGCACAGATGCAGCGCAGCGAGTTTGGCTCCACTCAAATCGACCTTTACGGTGAAGTGGGTGGTGACACCGCACAGCTGTTTGGTGTCGATCCCGCGGACAGCCGCTTTCATATTCCCTACCTGTACACCAAGGCCGGCTACAAGGACATGGAATTCGGCGCGGACTCGCCAATGCTGGATCAGTTGGCGGAGGAGCGCTGGATTTACGGTGGTGAACTGAGTGGAGAAGACTTCAGCCGCGAGGATCGCGAGAAGCTCGGCGAGGAGGTAAAACGGATTTATCTCAGTGAATACCAGCAGCGCTGGCAGCAGTTCCTGGGTGGATTTTCCATTCGCGGCTTCCAGTCCACGGCACAGGCCCTGGATGTGTTGGCGAAACTTTCCGACCCGGTGTATTCGCCGCTACTGGCCATCACGGAAATTACCGCGGACAACACGGCGCTTACCGCACGGCCGGAACTGCCGGCGGACGCAAGTGGTGTCGCCCTGCCGGTGTCGAGCAACACCCGCCGACTGGGCGCGGCCGCCGTCAGCAGCGCGGCGGGTGCACTGGCGGAACAATTCCAGCCCACCGTGGTGGATCTGCGCTTTGAAGAACTGCAACGCCTGACCCGCAGTGAAAAAGGTCGTCCTGCACGTATTCAGGAGTACCTGACCAGCATCAATCAGGTTCAGGAATATCTCGCGGAAATCGACAGTGGCGTCAATCCGGATGAAGCGGCGTTCGGCAAAGCCAAAGCGCGATTCAATGGTGCCAGTGACGCGATCAAGCAATTGCGGATAAAGGCCGCTAACGCGCCCGCGCCCTTCGACCAATGGTTGGAAGAAGTTGCCGATGGCACCTGGTCACTGGTGATGGCAAAAGCCAAGCGCCACGTGGACAAGGCCTGGCGCGAACAGGTGTACAGCGTATACAGCCGCAGTCTTGCCGATCGCTTCCCGCTGCGTACCGGTGTCGACCTCGATGCCCCGGTGCTGGAGTTCAACAGCTTTTTCAAACCCGGTGGCGTAGAGCAGCAGTTCGTTCAGCAGTACCTGCAACCATTCGTGGATACCCGCAGCTGGAAAGTGAAATCGCTGGAAGGCCAGAGCATCGGAATTTCCTCCGGCGCCCTCACGCAAATGCAGCGGGCCGAACGCATTCGCAAAACCCTGTTCAGTGCAGGGGAGCAAGCGGGTTACCAGTTCCGTATCGAACCGACAAAACTGGATTCCGGTGTGCGCCTGTTTGCATTGGAACTGGGTGGGCAGCGTGTGCCTTACTCTCACGGTCCGCGCACCAGCAGCAAACTGGACTGGAAAGGCGGCGAGTCCAATCGTGTGCGCATCATTTTTGAAGACCTTAACGAAACGGTACACCGCCAGCACTTCGAGGGCGACTGGGCCTGGTATCGTCTGTTGCTCAATTCCGACGTCGAGCGTGGGCGCAGCAGCAATGAGTATCTGGTGACCTTCCGCGAGTCCGGGCGCGAGGCGCAGTTCCGTCTGTCGGCAAGCGGGGTCAACAATCCGTTCGATCAGACCCTGCTGGCAGGCTACCGTTGTCCCCAGGTACTTTGA
- the tssA gene encoding type VI secretion system protein TssA, with amino-acid sequence MALANVTDLGALLQDIAGDLPQGEDIRSDRSPTSDYYTIKDARNSARAAERSARFDDSDIDLLAPWRDVAKTAEKILKGKSKDLEVASWYTEALIRLHGFAGLRDGFQLIEGMIDGYWENLYPEPDEDGLETKVAPLTGLNGDGVDGTLLLPIRNADITPEGDFGGFAFVHYQQARDADKLSDPDAKAARIETLGYSLDDIEQCVQSASAQWAMDLVETIEQALTSYKAINERLRASCGQDAPPYSSITGLLDEVLRTTRFVYQSHLEALSAIETAAAQSDESASAQAVANGATAVASQVVSVPNGAINSREDALILLEKVAKYFRTYEPHTPLAPGLERLVGWGRMTVAELMTELLPDDTSRAIYSQLTGVRLDGSDSQRYVAPPATQSSAAPAGNPEAVSTGEAPASDSGWGAQPQSETTESGW; translated from the coding sequence ATGGCACTGGCCAATGTCACTGATCTGGGTGCGCTTTTGCAGGATATCGCCGGGGACCTTCCTCAGGGTGAAGATATCCGTTCCGATCGCTCCCCGACGTCCGACTATTACACCATCAAGGATGCCCGCAACAGCGCGCGCGCCGCGGAACGCTCCGCGAGGTTTGACGACAGCGATATCGATCTGCTGGCGCCCTGGCGGGACGTTGCAAAGACCGCCGAAAAAATTCTTAAAGGGAAAAGCAAGGATCTTGAGGTTGCCAGCTGGTATACCGAGGCGCTTATCCGCCTGCATGGCTTTGCCGGCCTGCGCGATGGTTTCCAGCTGATCGAAGGCATGATCGATGGCTACTGGGAAAACCTGTATCCCGAGCCCGATGAAGACGGTCTTGAAACCAAAGTCGCGCCGCTTACCGGGCTCAATGGCGACGGCGTCGACGGCACATTGCTGCTGCCAATCCGCAACGCGGATATAACCCCGGAAGGCGATTTCGGCGGTTTTGCCTTTGTTCACTACCAGCAGGCCCGCGATGCCGACAAACTCTCTGATCCGGATGCAAAGGCCGCGCGCATCGAAACCCTCGGCTACAGCCTGGATGACATCGAGCAATGCGTACAATCCGCAAGTGCGCAGTGGGCGATGGATCTGGTGGAAACCATCGAACAGGCGCTCACCAGCTACAAAGCCATCAATGAGCGTCTGCGCGCAAGCTGCGGCCAGGATGCGCCACCCTATTCGAGCATCACCGGGCTTCTCGATGAAGTGCTTCGCACCACCCGGTTTGTCTACCAATCTCATCTGGAAGCGCTGAGCGCCATTGAAACGGCGGCGGCACAGAGCGATGAATCCGCTTCCGCCCAGGCCGTTGCCAATGGCGCGACGGCAGTGGCCTCCCAGGTCGTCAGTGTTCCCAACGGCGCGATCAACAGCCGTGAAGACGCACTGATATTGCTGGAGAAGGTGGCCAAGTATTTCCGCACTTATGAGCCACACACCCCGCTTGCTCCGGGTCTGGAGCGTCTTGTCGGCTGGGGGCGCATGACCGTCGCCGAGCTGATGACGGAGCTTCTGCCCGATGACACCTCGCGGGCTATCTATTCACAGTTGACCGGTGTGCGCCTCGATGGCTCGGACAGTCAACGTTATGTCGCGCCTCCGGCAACGCAAAGCAGTGCTGCGCCCGCCGGCAATCCTGAAGCGGTAAGCACCGGTGAGGCGCCCGCCTCCGACAGCGGCTGGGGCGCGCAGCCACAATCGGAAACCACAGAATCCGGTTGGTAA
- the tagF gene encoding type VI secretion system-associated protein TagF has protein sequence MMQKGLFGKLPGHGDFVQRDLPGSFVTPWDEWLQRAVYGSRELVGERWLEYYLTSPIWRFALSAGVLNQQAWAGVLVPSVDSVGRYFPVTMAVPLPAGSNLFDVQVRAEAWYSELSELAINALQNALLADQLLELFPPFPALAQKNTEVENDDSLVKVCGEPSIAGSYPALLEYLYRERHPSFSLWWCSGSQFLAPKTMLSAGLPDPSEYGCMLGAPKFHW, from the coding sequence ATGATGCAGAAAGGATTATTCGGGAAATTGCCGGGTCACGGTGATTTTGTTCAGAGGGATTTGCCGGGAAGTTTTGTCACCCCCTGGGACGAATGGCTGCAGCGCGCGGTGTACGGTTCGAGAGAATTGGTGGGAGAGCGCTGGCTGGAGTATTACCTGACCAGCCCTATCTGGCGGTTTGCTCTGTCTGCCGGTGTGCTGAATCAGCAGGCTTGGGCGGGAGTGCTGGTGCCGAGTGTCGACAGTGTAGGGCGTTATTTCCCGGTGACCATGGCGGTGCCGCTGCCTGCGGGAAGTAATCTGTTTGATGTGCAGGTGAGGGCCGAGGCGTGGTACAGCGAGCTCTCCGAGCTCGCGATCAATGCATTGCAGAACGCGCTGCTGGCGGACCAGTTGCTGGAACTGTTTCCGCCGTTTCCCGCGCTGGCACAAAAAAACACAGAAGTAGAAAACGATGATTCGCTTGTGAAGGTGTGCGGCGAGCCCAGCATCGCCGGCAGCTATCCGGCACTGCTGGAATATCTGTACCGAGAGCGACACCCTAGCTTCAGTTTGTGGTGGTGTTCAGGTTCTCAGTTTCTTGCACCAAAAACCATGTTGAGCGCAGGCCTTCCCGATCCATCGGAATATGGCTGCATGCTGGGCGCACCGAAATTTCATTGGTGA